Proteins encoded within one genomic window of Thermococcus celer Vu 13 = JCM 8558:
- a CDS encoding cation:proton antiporter — protein MEILLLIALMLATAKLMGYLFERIGQPVVLGQIFGGLLIGIFFETNPVIGQFSNLGVLLLLFIAGLESELEEFKRVGKQSVIVAGTGVLVAFVFGFAVAYLFVPFHEAILYGAIMTPTSVSITVKVLMELRKLNTKEGTTILAAAVVDDVLGILVLTVAISMIKGGEINYGSLVEVIVSVSLLLFFFLYFGPELADRAFRAISRIDLPEAETAFALVFLIVFAYLAEHLNLASILGAYLAGLALGQSSKKKGIMDHMNILGYSLFIPLFFVEVGMRIELSYILHAGLFAGLYTVAAVLSKILGCGLGARLSGFDWGSSIRIGIGMIPRMGVELAMLAVAMDSGIIGSDALTVAILMVFTTTVITPPLLKWLYSR, from the coding sequence ATGGAGATACTGCTCCTCATAGCCCTGATGCTTGCGACGGCAAAACTGATGGGTTACCTGTTCGAGCGGATCGGCCAGCCCGTGGTCCTTGGCCAGATATTCGGCGGACTGCTCATCGGAATATTCTTCGAGACCAACCCCGTTATCGGCCAGTTCTCCAACCTCGGCGTCCTCCTCCTGCTCTTCATAGCGGGCCTCGAAAGCGAGCTGGAGGAGTTCAAGCGCGTCGGGAAGCAGAGCGTCATCGTTGCGGGCACGGGGGTTCTCGTAGCCTTCGTCTTCGGGTTCGCGGTTGCCTACCTCTTCGTCCCCTTCCACGAGGCCATCCTCTACGGCGCCATAATGACCCCGACGAGCGTCAGCATAACCGTTAAGGTCCTCATGGAGCTCAGGAAGCTCAACACCAAGGAAGGGACGACCATCCTCGCGGCCGCGGTGGTTGACGACGTCCTCGGCATCCTCGTGCTGACGGTAGCGATCTCGATGATAAAGGGTGGAGAAATCAACTACGGTAGCCTCGTGGAGGTCATCGTCTCAGTCTCGCTCCTACTGTTCTTCTTCCTCTACTTCGGGCCCGAGCTTGCCGATCGTGCCTTTAGGGCCATCTCACGCATCGACCTCCCGGAGGCGGAAACCGCCTTTGCCCTCGTCTTCCTCATAGTCTTCGCCTACCTCGCCGAGCACCTTAACTTAGCTTCGATCCTCGGTGCCTACCTGGCGGGCCTCGCCCTCGGCCAGAGCTCCAAGAAGAAGGGTATAATGGATCACATGAACATCCTTGGCTACTCCCTCTTCATACCCCTCTTCTTCGTCGAGGTCGGGATGAGGATAGAGCTGAGCTACATACTCCACGCGGGCCTCTTCGCGGGCCTCTACACGGTGGCGGCGGTGCTGAGCAAAATCCTTGGATGCGGCCTCGGCGCCAGGCTGTCCGGCTTCGACTGGGGCTCCTCCATAAGGATAGGAATCGGCATGATACCCCGTATGGGCGTTGAGCTCGCCATGCTCGCCGTCGCCATGGACAGCGGCATCATAGGCTCGGACGCGCTCACCGTGGCCATCCTTATGGTATTCACAACGACGGTTATAACGCCGCCCCTCCTCAAGTGGCTGTACTCACGTTAG
- a CDS encoding cation:proton antiporter yields the protein MDVFLELALILIVAKLFGYLSVRLGFPGALGQLFGGIIIGPSVLNLVSYDEGVKLVAELGVVLLLFLAGLETDVEEFKRVGVSAFIVAALGVITPFVLGYLAALAWGYSNIEALFLGGVLTATSVGLTTSILMEMKKLRTRVGTTILGAAVIDDVLGIIVLTILVAISTKGSVRAMDLLIILGEVGLFFIISLLLGSPAVKEALQLSERINLPETISAAAIAITLIFAYIAEQFQLAGITGAYLAGIITAGTPEVKEITNKTTTIGYSLFIPVFLVSIGIETDVRILEHVGTFALIYATVAIIGKIVGCGIGALVTKFKPVESLQVGVGMIPRMEVALIMANIGLDEGVFNSGTFSIPVSMVIITTLVTPFLLKWAFSRE from the coding sequence ATGGACGTCTTCCTGGAACTGGCGCTGATACTGATAGTTGCGAAGCTCTTCGGCTACCTGAGCGTTCGTCTCGGCTTTCCCGGGGCCCTGGGACAGCTCTTCGGTGGAATTATAATCGGCCCCTCCGTTTTGAACCTCGTCTCGTACGATGAGGGTGTGAAGCTCGTCGCCGAACTCGGTGTCGTCCTCCTCCTGTTCCTCGCGGGCCTCGAAACGGACGTGGAAGAGTTCAAGAGGGTGGGGGTTTCGGCGTTTATAGTCGCGGCGCTCGGTGTCATCACTCCCTTTGTACTCGGTTACCTCGCGGCCCTCGCGTGGGGTTACTCCAACATAGAGGCCCTCTTCCTCGGTGGCGTTCTCACTGCGACCAGCGTTGGCCTCACCACCAGCATCCTCATGGAGATGAAGAAGCTGAGAACGAGGGTGGGAACGACTATTCTGGGCGCGGCCGTCATAGACGACGTCCTCGGCATAATAGTCCTCACCATCCTCGTCGCCATAAGCACCAAGGGAAGCGTTCGCGCCATGGACCTCCTCATAATCCTCGGTGAGGTTGGGTTGTTCTTCATCATCAGCCTCCTCCTTGGAAGCCCCGCGGTGAAGGAGGCCCTTCAGCTCTCCGAACGCATAAACCTGCCCGAGACGATCTCCGCCGCCGCGATAGCCATAACCCTCATCTTCGCCTACATAGCCGAGCAGTTCCAGCTCGCCGGAATAACGGGGGCCTACCTCGCGGGCATCATCACCGCCGGAACCCCCGAGGTCAAGGAGATAACGAACAAAACCACCACCATAGGTTACTCCCTGTTCATCCCCGTGTTCCTCGTCAGCATAGGCATAGAGACGGACGTGCGTATCCTGGAGCACGTAGGTACCTTTGCCCTGATTTACGCCACCGTTGCGATAATCGGTAAGATCGTGGGCTGTGGCATAGGGGCGCTGGTTACGAAGTTCAAGCCCGTGGAGTCCCTCCAGGTGGGCGTTGGCATGATCCCCAGGATGGAGGTGGCGTTGATAATGGCGAACATCGGCCTCGACGAGGGCGTCTTCAACAGCGGAACCTTCTCGATACCAGTTAGCATGGTGATAATAACAACGCTTGTAACGCCCTTCCTCCTCAAGTGGGCGTTCTCGAGGGAGTAA
- a CDS encoding CBS domain-containing protein, which produces MPRENSKNAKAKKITIIRSKRKLLQLKRKEELSHNIHYISKVPVRVVMDRDFLILSPDDPLQKLVQNLNDEETSAVVVDKDGRLLGFITMKDLLHFFEPPRRYSIASVGLLRRYSINRASRVEDIMVKKPITINVNDDLGRAIKIMLETGKHHLPVLDDEGRVRGVLEVKDIIRLIRIVST; this is translated from the coding sequence ATGCCGAGGGAGAATTCCAAAAACGCCAAGGCAAAGAAGATCACGATAATCCGCAGTAAGCGGAAGCTCCTTCAGCTTAAGAGGAAGGAGGAACTGAGCCACAACATCCACTACATCTCGAAGGTTCCGGTCAGGGTTGTTATGGACAGGGATTTTCTGATACTCAGCCCTGATGATCCGCTCCAAAAACTCGTTCAGAATCTCAACGATGAGGAGACTTCTGCCGTCGTGGTCGATAAGGACGGAAGGTTACTCGGTTTTATAACGATGAAAGACCTCCTTCACTTCTTTGAACCCCCGAGGAGGTATTCCATAGCGAGCGTGGGACTCCTCAGGAGGTACTCCATAAACCGGGCTTCGCGCGTTGAGGACATCATGGTTAAGAAACCCATAACCATCAACGTTAACGACGACCTCGGGCGGGCGATAAAGATAATGCTCGAGACCGGAAAGCACCATCTCCCGGTCCTCGATGATGAGGGCCGCGTGCGCGGTGTGCTCGAGGTCAAGGACATCATCCGGCTCATCAGGATAGTCTCTACGTAG
- a CDS encoding NAD(P)/FAD-dependent oxidoreductase yields the protein MVSEKTYDVVIIGAGPAGLFAAYELTERSDFKVLIIDEGGDVDQRVCPMYELGHCIGCRPCHIMSGVGGAGGLSDGTINLRPDIGGDLSELTGDENYAWQLVREVDRIFLRHGAPKNLFKGDPEQVRYWEQRAAQAGVKFIPIIQRHIGSDRTPRVIADIKRHLEGRGVEFLLWTKALELGKGFVRVKRGKSTFEIKGKYIIVAPGRGGADWFNGVARKVGLNARHGPIDVGVRVEVPAIIMEPITSINHDPKFHIYTDTYDDFVRTFCTNPNGFVVEERYDGYVGVNGHSMHGKKSNNTNFAFLTRIELTEPVEDTTAYGRSIAQLATTIGGGKPILQRLGDLRRGRRSTWARIRRSDVEPTLKYVTPGDVAMALPHRVVTNILEGLEKLDRVLPGVASDHTLLYAPEIKYYAMKVEVDGNLETSIEGIFAAGDGAGLSRDIVNAAATGILAARGVLKKAGLYTERDFRRPGNWKAEVEGME from the coding sequence ATGGTTTCTGAGAAAACCTACGACGTCGTGATAATCGGCGCCGGCCCGGCCGGCCTCTTCGCGGCCTACGAGCTAACGGAGAGGAGCGATTTTAAGGTCTTGATAATCGACGAGGGCGGGGACGTTGACCAAAGGGTATGTCCGATGTACGAGCTCGGCCACTGCATAGGCTGCCGGCCCTGCCACATAATGAGCGGCGTCGGCGGCGCGGGAGGCCTGAGCGACGGCACGATAAACCTGCGGCCCGACATAGGCGGCGACCTGAGCGAGCTGACGGGGGACGAGAACTACGCCTGGCAGCTCGTCCGGGAGGTCGACAGGATTTTTCTGAGGCACGGAGCCCCAAAGAACCTGTTCAAGGGCGACCCCGAGCAGGTGAGGTACTGGGAGCAGAGGGCCGCCCAGGCTGGGGTTAAGTTCATACCCATAATCCAGAGGCACATCGGCTCCGACAGAACGCCCCGTGTAATAGCAGACATCAAGAGACACCTTGAGGGCAGGGGCGTGGAGTTTCTACTCTGGACGAAGGCACTGGAGCTCGGGAAGGGCTTCGTGAGGGTAAAGCGGGGCAAAAGCACATTCGAGATAAAGGGCAAATATATCATCGTGGCCCCGGGCAGAGGCGGGGCGGACTGGTTCAACGGCGTGGCGAGGAAGGTGGGGCTGAACGCCAGGCACGGGCCGATAGACGTCGGTGTCAGGGTCGAGGTGCCCGCGATAATCATGGAGCCCATAACGAGCATAAACCACGACCCCAAGTTCCACATATACACGGACACCTACGACGACTTCGTGAGGACCTTCTGCACCAACCCGAACGGCTTCGTGGTCGAGGAGCGCTACGACGGCTACGTCGGGGTGAACGGCCACTCAATGCACGGGAAGAAGAGCAACAACACCAACTTCGCCTTCCTTACCAGGATAGAGCTGACGGAGCCCGTCGAGGACACAACCGCCTACGGCAGGAGCATAGCTCAGCTGGCGACGACCATCGGGGGAGGGAAACCGATACTCCAGAGGCTCGGCGACCTGAGGCGCGGGAGGAGGAGCACGTGGGCGCGCATAAGGAGGAGCGACGTCGAGCCAACCCTGAAGTACGTCACCCCCGGGGACGTGGCGATGGCCCTGCCGCACCGCGTCGTCACCAACATCCTCGAGGGGCTGGAGAAGCTCGACCGGGTTCTGCCCGGGGTTGCGAGCGACCACACACTCCTCTACGCGCCCGAGATCAAGTACTACGCCATGAAGGTGGAGGTGGACGGGAACCTCGAGACGAGCATCGAGGGAATCTTCGCAGCTGGGGACGGCGCCGGCCTGAGCAGGGACATCGTGAACGCCGCGGCGACCGGAATCTTGGCCGCCAGGGGGGTGCTCAAGAAGGCGGGCCTCTACACGGAGAGGGACTTCAGGAGGCCCGGGAACTGGAAGGCGGAGGTTGAGGGGATGGAGTAA
- a CDS encoding DUF257 family protein yields MKEKDPIERLISMREAMVLVEYGAMDHPERVFYDIMRGWRERGITPLIVDIWDTLHVFLQNLRFSGVELRIDDVPVIKEKGMVAEGRVLGRVDVIEDFEHHLAIYGRIAKNVPKKSRNHTVVLGMEKFSFTFLDDPPKLERYFETITRRYLSTEDKVSVMFLNTTVASEYLMKGLEADSDCVLRVSDGEIRLLKCPEVAEDEV; encoded by the coding sequence ATGAAAGAGAAAGATCCCATTGAAAGGCTCATCTCCATGAGAGAGGCAATGGTACTGGTCGAGTACGGGGCGATGGATCATCCGGAGAGGGTGTTCTACGATATAATGCGGGGCTGGAGGGAAAGGGGGATCACCCCACTCATAGTGGACATATGGGACACCCTCCACGTATTCCTTCAGAACCTCAGGTTCTCGGGCGTTGAGCTCAGAATCGACGACGTTCCTGTGATAAAGGAGAAGGGTATGGTTGCGGAGGGCAGGGTGCTCGGCCGCGTAGACGTCATCGAGGATTTTGAGCATCACCTCGCCATCTACGGACGAATCGCAAAAAATGTGCCGAAAAAGAGCAGGAATCACACCGTAGTCCTCGGTATGGAGAAGTTCTCGTTCACCTTCCTCGACGATCCCCCAAAGCTCGAGAGGTACTTCGAGACGATAACCAGGAGGTATCTCTCCACCGAAGACAAGGTGAGCGTTATGTTCCTGAACACGACAGTGGCCTCTGAGTACCTCATGAAGGGGCTGGAGGCGGACTCGGACTGCGTTCTCCGGGTTTCAGATGGCGAGATCAGGCTCCTAAAATGTCCAGAGGTGGCAGAGGATGAAGTTTAG
- a CDS encoding DUF257 family protein translates to MKFREYLKEIRPGESVMIEHTSLSKHPLLFHAIGETHGWNRMLIVDIIDSVLPILRWLRLSEFHVPENVARIKAGGVSRWGRIILEVDPHKDPGIFLSKFNRKLREHYSKNPETVTVILNPERLVPIQDGDRHFIQSMANLAAAFIGNPKRTTFYFVNREMAEKTYLGLLEEAFTRVLVVGDDGKVLIAKSPHHDEEGNELEI, encoded by the coding sequence ATGAAGTTTAGGGAGTACCTGAAGGAAATAAGACCCGGGGAGAGCGTGATGATAGAGCACACCTCACTCTCAAAACACCCCCTCCTCTTCCACGCCATCGGCGAGACCCACGGGTGGAATCGGATGCTCATAGTGGACATAATCGACTCGGTTCTGCCGATACTGAGGTGGCTGAGGCTCTCGGAGTTCCACGTTCCAGAGAATGTGGCCAGGATAAAGGCGGGCGGTGTTTCCAGATGGGGCAGGATAATCCTCGAGGTCGACCCCCACAAGGATCCCGGGATATTCCTGAGCAAATTCAACCGGAAACTGCGGGAGCACTACTCAAAGAACCCGGAAACGGTGACTGTGATACTGAACCCCGAGAGGCTGGTACCGATTCAGGACGGGGACAGGCACTTCATACAGTCCATGGCCAACCTCGCGGCGGCCTTCATCGGCAACCCGAAAAGGACAACGTTCTACTTCGTCAACCGGGAGATGGCCGAGAAAACCTACCTTGGCCTGCTCGAGGAGGCCTTCACGCGGGTTCTCGTCGTTGGTGACGATGGAAAGGTTCTAATAGCCAAGTCCCCCCACCACGACGAGGAAGGCAACGAGCTTGAGATTTGA
- the ttuA gene encoding tRNA-5-methyluridine(54) 2-sulfurtransferase: MKCKFCDRPAFIKLHYPRMYLCPEHFTEYFERKVKRTIERYRMIGPDERILVVVSGGKDSAVTAHVLKKLGYNVECLHINLGIGEYSAKSEEYAKRQCETLGVPLHIVRVRELLGKGIGEVRTRRPTCSYCGLTKRYIFNKFAHDNGFDAVATGHNLDDEASFILANLMNWNTQYLAKQGPVTPSQFNGKLVKKVKPLYELTEREVVAYALANGIEYEMEECPHAAGATTLEYKAILNGMEEKRPGTKINFVKGYLRKKALFETELEETELRECRTCGMPSNGEVCSFCRFWGLEEPIDFRIRG, translated from the coding sequence ATGAAGTGCAAGTTCTGCGATAGACCAGCCTTCATCAAGCTCCACTACCCACGGATGTACCTCTGCCCCGAGCACTTCACGGAGTACTTCGAGCGAAAGGTGAAGCGGACGATAGAGCGCTACAGGATGATCGGGCCGGACGAGAGGATCCTGGTGGTCGTCAGCGGCGGAAAGGACTCCGCGGTCACCGCCCACGTCCTCAAGAAGCTCGGATATAACGTAGAGTGCCTCCACATAAACCTCGGCATAGGCGAGTACTCGGCTAAAAGTGAGGAGTACGCCAAAAGGCAGTGCGAGACTCTGGGCGTTCCTCTCCACATCGTCCGCGTTAGGGAGCTCCTCGGGAAGGGAATCGGGGAGGTCAGGACGAGGAGGCCGACGTGCTCCTACTGCGGGTTAACGAAGCGCTACATCTTCAACAAGTTCGCCCACGACAACGGCTTCGACGCGGTCGCCACGGGCCACAACCTCGACGACGAGGCGAGCTTCATCCTCGCCAACCTGATGAACTGGAACACGCAGTATTTGGCGAAGCAGGGGCCGGTTACCCCGTCGCAGTTCAACGGAAAGCTCGTGAAGAAGGTAAAGCCCCTCTACGAGCTCACCGAGAGGGAAGTCGTGGCCTACGCGCTGGCCAACGGCATAGAGTACGAGATGGAGGAGTGCCCGCACGCGGCCGGGGCGACCACCCTCGAGTACAAGGCGATACTCAACGGGATGGAGGAGAAAAGGCCCGGAACCAAGATAAACTTCGTCAAGGGCTACCTGAGGAAGAAGGCCCTCTTCGAGACCGAACTCGAGGAAACGGAACTGAGGGAGTGCAGGACCTGCGGGATGCCTTCGAACGGTGAGGTCTGCTCCTTCTGCCGCTTCTGGGGGCTTGAAGAGCCGATAGACTTCAGAATCCGAGGTTAG
- a CDS encoding DUF257 family protein codes for MGVLDGLMDSLWGSLKRGETVLIERTDSGDQYFGVYHLIRWGTEEGYTVLVVDILDSFHLLRAKARLAGMDDPILDNVKAIKVGGRIKTGDVVGWIKDISEPVILMEKFKESYGRVLNSENPVLTVVIGLEKLFITSGFSPKNTSALIMAMSGYVGDERRLGVYFLKTKVLQDTGNPLVGLLEDIATTVIGTSKKDKIFEFHVVKSTNRELEGCFLSSNYHNI; via the coding sequence ATGGGCGTTCTGGACGGACTCATGGACAGTCTGTGGGGATCCCTTAAGAGAGGGGAGACGGTCCTGATAGAGAGAACGGACAGCGGCGACCAGTACTTTGGCGTTTATCATTTGATAAGATGGGGAACGGAGGAGGGGTACACCGTCCTCGTTGTGGACATCCTGGACTCGTTCCACCTGCTGAGGGCGAAGGCCAGACTCGCGGGGATGGATGATCCGATCCTCGATAACGTAAAGGCCATCAAAGTGGGTGGAAGAATCAAAACGGGAGACGTGGTGGGCTGGATAAAGGACATCTCGGAACCGGTCATTCTGATGGAGAAGTTCAAGGAGTCCTACGGGAGAGTACTAAACTCAGAAAACCCCGTACTCACGGTGGTGATCGGCCTCGAAAAGTTATTCATAACCTCTGGGTTTTCTCCAAAGAACACCTCCGCCCTAATAATGGCGATGTCGGGGTACGTCGGCGATGAGAGAAGACTTGGGGTCTACTTCCTGAAGACAAAGGTTCTGCAAGATACCGGAAATCCCCTCGTGGGCCTGCTTGAAGACATCGCGACCACAGTTATAGGGACGTCCAAAAAAGACAAGATCTTCGAGTTCCACGTCGTTAAATCCACAAACAGGGAACTCGAGGGCTGTTTTCTAAGTAGTAACTATCACAATATTTGA
- a CDS encoding alpha-amylase/4-alpha-glucanotransferase domain-containing protein translates to MVNFIFGIHNHQPLGNFGWVMESAYERSYRPFMETLEEFPSMRIAAHFSGPLLEWMDENHPEYIDLLRSLVKKGQLEIVVAGFYEPVLAAIPKEDRIEQINLLKDFARKLGYEARGVWLTERVWQPELVKSLRAAGIDYVIVDDYHFMSAGLGKEELFWPYYTEDGGEVITVFPIDEKLRYLIPFRPVEKTLEYLHSLDDGDGSKVAVFHDDGEKFGVWPGTYEWVYEKGWLKEFFDRVSSDERINLTLYSEYLDRFRPRGLVYLPIASYFEMSEWSLPAGQAKLFVEFVEKLKERGEFEKYRVFVRGGIWKNFFFKYPESNYAHKRMVMVSKLVRDNPEARKFILKAQCNDAYWHGVFGGVYLPHLRRAVWENIIKANSFVSTGNFVKDIDFDGREEVFLENDGFYAVFKPAYGGALFELSSRRKAVNYNDVLARRWEHYHEVPEAATPEGESGEGVASIHEVGRRIPDEIRRELAYDRHLRAILQDHFLDPETGLDEYRLARYLELGDFVDGEYSYETFDGGIRLWRDGTVSGRPARVEKTFRLEGNGFSVDYAVKGDVNALFGVELNLAVHSVMEKPGEFEAKRFEVNDPYGIGKVEVELDRKAKVWKYPIRTLSQSEAGWDFIQQGVSYTVLFPLEGELRFWLRFKEP, encoded by the coding sequence ATGGTGAACTTCATATTCGGGATTCACAACCATCAACCTCTCGGTAACTTCGGCTGGGTCATGGAGAGTGCCTACGAGCGCTCCTACAGACCGTTCATGGAGACGCTTGAGGAGTTTCCCTCGATGAGAATCGCGGCCCACTTCAGCGGCCCCCTCCTTGAATGGATGGATGAGAATCACCCCGAGTACATCGACCTCCTCCGCTCCCTCGTTAAGAAGGGTCAGCTTGAGATAGTCGTTGCCGGCTTTTACGAGCCGGTTCTGGCGGCGATCCCAAAGGAGGACAGGATAGAGCAGATAAACCTCCTGAAGGACTTCGCCAGAAAACTCGGCTACGAGGCGAGGGGAGTCTGGCTCACCGAGCGCGTCTGGCAGCCCGAGCTCGTGAAGAGCCTCCGCGCGGCGGGCATAGACTACGTCATCGTCGACGACTACCACTTCATGAGCGCCGGCCTGGGCAAGGAGGAACTGTTCTGGCCCTACTACACGGAGGACGGCGGAGAGGTGATAACCGTCTTCCCGATAGACGAGAAGCTGAGGTATTTAATCCCCTTCCGGCCGGTCGAGAAGACGCTGGAGTACCTGCACTCCCTCGACGACGGCGACGGGAGCAAGGTGGCCGTTTTCCACGACGACGGCGAGAAGTTCGGGGTCTGGCCCGGAACGTACGAGTGGGTCTACGAGAAGGGCTGGCTCAAAGAGTTCTTCGACAGGGTCTCGAGCGACGAGCGGATAAACCTGACCCTCTACTCTGAGTACCTCGACCGTTTCAGGCCGAGGGGTCTGGTCTACCTCCCGATAGCCTCATACTTCGAGATGAGCGAGTGGAGCCTCCCGGCGGGACAGGCGAAGCTCTTCGTCGAGTTCGTCGAGAAGCTGAAGGAACGGGGAGAGTTCGAGAAATACCGCGTCTTCGTCCGCGGTGGCATCTGGAAGAACTTCTTCTTCAAGTACCCGGAGAGCAACTACGCCCACAAGAGGATGGTCATGGTGAGCAAGCTGGTGAGGGATAACCCCGAGGCGAGGAAGTTCATCCTAAAGGCCCAGTGCAACGACGCCTACTGGCACGGGGTCTTCGGCGGTGTCTACCTGCCGCACCTGAGGCGCGCCGTCTGGGAGAACATCATAAAAGCCAACTCCTTCGTTTCCACTGGAAACTTCGTGAAGGACATCGATTTCGATGGGCGCGAGGAGGTCTTCCTCGAGAACGACGGTTTCTACGCCGTCTTCAAGCCGGCCTACGGCGGGGCGCTCTTCGAGCTCAGCTCCAGGAGAAAAGCCGTGAACTACAACGACGTCCTTGCGAGGCGCTGGGAGCACTACCACGAGGTTCCCGAGGCCGCCACGCCGGAGGGGGAGAGCGGGGAAGGGGTCGCGAGCATCCACGAGGTCGGGCGGAGGATCCCCGACGAGATACGGCGTGAGTTAGCCTACGACAGGCACCTCAGGGCCATCCTCCAGGACCACTTCCTCGACCCGGAGACCGGTCTGGACGAGTACCGCCTCGCGAGGTACCTCGAGCTCGGTGACTTCGTGGACGGCGAGTACAGCTACGAAACCTTCGACGGTGGCATCAGGCTCTGGCGCGACGGAACCGTCTCCGGAAGGCCCGCGAGGGTCGAGAAGACCTTCCGCCTTGAGGGTAACGGCTTCTCCGTTGACTACGCCGTTAAGGGCGATGTAAACGCTCTCTTCGGCGTCGAGCTCAACCTCGCCGTCCACAGCGTCATGGAAAAACCTGGGGAGTTCGAGGCGAAGCGCTTCGAGGTGAACGACCCCTACGGCATCGGGAAGGTTGAGGTGGAGCTCGATAGAAAGGCCAAAGTCTGGAAGTACCCGATAAGGACCCTCAGCCAGAGCGAGGCCGGATGGGACTTCATCCAGCAGGGCGTCAGCTACACCGTCCTGTTCCCGCTGGAGGGCGAGTTGAGGTTCTGGCTCCGCTTTAAGGAGCCTTGA